The following proteins are encoded in a genomic region of Vicugna pacos chromosome 16, VicPac4, whole genome shotgun sequence:
- the COPRS gene encoding coordinator of PRMT5 and differentiation stimulator, translated as MDPQIAGAQALGAAEPPRGPPLPSAREAPPSPGAAFAPADPSVQERETEKATDRLGNGAQSIPQDSPAHGEGAHSEEEGFAVDDEDSDGELNPWELSEGLSGHPPKEQAADLFNEDWDLELKADQGNPYDADDIQGCLSQEVRPWVCCAPQGDMIYDPSWHHPPPLMPHYSKMVFETGQFDDAED; from the exons ATGGACCCTCAGATCGCCGGGGCCCAGGCGCTGGGGGCCGCGGAGCCGCCGCGGGGTCCGCCGCTGCCGAGCGCACGGGAGGCGCCCCCCAGCCCGGGG GCTGCCTTTGCCCCAGCTGACCCCTCCGTtcaagagagagagactgagaaggcCACTGACCGACTAGGCAA CGGCGCACAGAGCATTCCTCAGGATAGTCCTGCCCATGGTGAAGGCGCCCATTCTGAAGAGGAAGGCTTTGCTGTGGATGATGAAGATTCTGATGGGGAACTGAATCCCTGGGAGCTGTCAGAAGGGTTGTCTGGCCACCCACCCAAGGAACAGGCTGCTGATCTTTTTAACGAGGACTGGGACTTGGAGCTGAAAGCAGATCAGGGGAATCCATATG ATGCTGACGACATCCAGGGTTGCCTTTCTCAAGAGGTCAGACCTTGGGTGTGCTGTGCCCCGCAAGGAGACATGATCTATGACCCCAGCTGGCACCATCCACCGCCGCTGATGCCCCATTATTCCAAGATGGTCTTTGAAACGGGACAGTTTGACGATGCAGAAGACTGA